The sequence ACAATGTTTCCGTCGAAGATCCGATATGGGCTACTTAACCTATGCTTATAAGGTTATTACCTTGACAATTGGCCTCGGAGTATATATATAAGAATTCGCATATATCTTAACTCGAAATTGCAACTGTGCCCGCAAGGAGGTTCCCCGGGTGAATAGAAGGTTTGCACCACTGCTTGCACTGCTCTTTTCCGTCCTGACGACGCCCGCCTTTGGTGAGGTGGTGACGCTGCAGCAGGCGGTAAAGCGCGCCCTGGAAAGCAACCATCTGCTCAAGGCCGCCTCGCTGGAGAAGGGGGCCGCGGAAGAGGGCGTTGCGGCGAGCCGTAGCCGTTACCTCCCTCGCGTGTCGCTGGAAAGTGGCGCGGTCCTCTCCAATACCCCGAGCACCGTCTTCATGATGAAGCTGGACGAAGCCCGCATCAGCCCCACCAAGGACTTCGCCGCCAATCCCCTGAACAACCCCTCGCCGCGCGGCGACTTCAAAACCGCGGTGACGCTGGAGCAGCCGCTGCTCGATTTCGGCATCTCGAACGGCGTCGCCATGGCCGGGAAAGAGGCCGAGGCGGCGGCGCTGTCCGAAGAGGCACGGCGCGAGGAAATCGCCTTCCGCGTCTACATGGCCTACCTGGAGGTGCGCAAGGCCCAGGCCTACCGCGAGGTTGCGGAGCAATCCGTAATCAACGCGCGCGAACACGACCGTCTGGCGGCCTTGCGCGAGAAGGACGGCATCGGCCTCAAATCGGAGCGGCTGCGCACGGCAACAGCCGTGGCCGAGGCGGAGCAGCGCGTGGTGGCGGCGAATAACACCCTGCTCATAGCGCGCATGCGGCTGAACCTCGTCGTTGGTGGCTCGCAGGGGGGGGCGCTGGACATCGGCGACATGCCGCGCCTTGAGGAGCCAGCTCCGGAAACGGAGCAGTTGATCGTCCTCGCGCAAAAGAGCCGTCCCGACCTGAAGGCCTCCGAGAACGCGGTCGAGCGGGGCGAGCTCGCGGTGAAACAGGCGAAAAACGCCTATCTCCCAACCCTCTACGCCCGCGGCAGCTACCAGTTGAACGACCGCGACATGCCGCTTGGCACCGACAAGGATTCGTGGAACGTCGGCGTCAACCTGCGCTGGGAGCTCTTCGACGGCATGCGCCGCTCGCATGAGAAGGCGCAGGCGGAACTCACCAAGAGAAGCGCCGCCGAGGTGCTGGAGAACGAGCGGCGCGAAGTCGCGCTTCAGGTGACCGAGAGCGTGCTGCACCGCCAGGAGGCGATGCTCAAGCTTGAGAGCGCCCGTTCCGCGGTGCGGGACGCCGAGGAGAGTCGCCGCCTGGTGACGCTGCGCTTCGGTAACGGCCTTTCCCCGCTCGTCGAGGTCATGGACGCTGAGACCGCCCTGGACCGCGCCCGGGCGAACCTTGTGGAAGTTGAAAACGCCAGTTACGCTGCGACGGCAGAGGTATATTTCCGTACCGGCGTCTTAATACAGGAGGTCATGCGATGAAAGGCTACCGGGCAGCCCTTTTTGCCCTTGTCATAGCAACAGGTTTCGGTTGCGGCGCTAAGAAGGAGCAAAGCGCCGCCCCTGCGGCACCCCCCGTGGTGCAGGGAGCCACCGTGGTTACCGTGGCGGCCGAGGATCTGGCCGATGTCCAGGAGGCGGTCGGCACGGTGAAGGCACGCAACACCGCGCCCATCGCCGCGCGTATCGCCGGGAGCGTGAGCCGGGTGTACGTGAGGGAAGGGGAGCGGGTCGGTCGCGGCAAGCTTTTGGCCGCCATCGATGCGGTCGAGAGCGGAGCGGCGGCAGCAGGAGCCGTCTCGGGCGTCGAGGAGGCGGCACGCGCCCTCTCGGAGGCGCAGGCCCAGAAGAGGCTCGCCGATGTCACCTTTGAGCGCTACTCCCGCCTCGTCGCCGAGCAGGCGGTGACGCGCCAGGAGTTCGACACGAAAAAGACCGAGCAGGAGGTCGCCGCCCAGGGGGTGGCGCGGGCCGAGGCGAGGCTCGCCCAGGCGCGCCAGGGTGCGCGAGCCGCCGGTGCCGTCGCGGGTTACGGCAGGGTCACCTCTCCAATAGCCGGTGTGGTGGTCGCCAAGCAGGTCGAGGCGGGGCAGACCGTCTTCCCGGGGACGCCGCTTCTGACCGTTGAAGGTGACGACGGGTACCGTCTCGA is a genomic window of Geomonas ferrireducens containing:
- a CDS encoding TolC family protein — translated: MNRRFAPLLALLFSVLTTPAFGEVVTLQQAVKRALESNHLLKAASLEKGAAEEGVAASRSRYLPRVSLESGAVLSNTPSTVFMMKLDEARISPTKDFAANPLNNPSPRGDFKTAVTLEQPLLDFGISNGVAMAGKEAEAAALSEEARREEIAFRVYMAYLEVRKAQAYREVAEQSVINAREHDRLAALREKDGIGLKSERLRTATAVAEAEQRVVAANNTLLIARMRLNLVVGGSQGGALDIGDMPRLEEPAPETEQLIVLAQKSRPDLKASENAVERGELAVKQAKNAYLPTLYARGSYQLNDRDMPLGTDKDSWNVGVNLRWELFDGMRRSHEKAQAELTKRSAAEVLENERREVALQVTESVLHRQEAMLKLESARSAVRDAEESRRLVTLRFGNGLSPLVEVMDAETALDRARANLVEVENASYAATAEVYFRTGVLIQEVMR
- a CDS encoding efflux RND transporter periplasmic adaptor subunit; protein product: MKGYRAALFALVIATGFGCGAKKEQSAAPAAPPVVQGATVVTVAAEDLADVQEAVGTVKARNTAPIAARIAGSVSRVYVREGERVGRGKLLAAIDAVESGAAAAGAVSGVEEAARALSEAQAQKRLADVTFERYSRLVAEQAVTRQEFDTKKTEQEVAAQGVARAEARLAQARQGARAAGAVAGYGRVTSPIAGVVVAKQVEAGQTVFPGTPLLTVEGDDGYRLEVSAPETLLGKVKAGEELGIAVEGAPATGRVSEVVPVVDPATRTFIVKVDLPSRGLRSGSYGKAFFRTGSRKGIAVPEAAVVQRSSLTSVWVVSPDGFARLRLVKPGRAQGGRVEILSGLAPGEKVVTAGIEKMVDGAKVQ